Proteins encoded together in one Anguilla anguilla isolate fAngAng1 chromosome 9, fAngAng1.pri, whole genome shotgun sequence window:
- the LOC118234906 gene encoding lipase member H-like — protein MLSWWFLGMVGAVTISKGLARECDKFSDLHFHDSFIGTTLHVRILLYTRVTGQCGQELSHLNFTETPQFNMTHRTTFVIHGYRPTGSPPVWIDEIVQLLLSQEDMNVLVVDWNRGAANLNYFIAVRNTLKTAENITAFIQNMQENGASLSSIHMIGVSLGAHISGFVGANFKGQIGRITALDPAGPQFTGTPPEDRLDSTDAQFVDVLHTDMDALGFREPLGHIDFYANGGADQPGCPRTIFAGKKYFVCDHQRSVFLFLNSLNKTCNITAYPCSSYDDFLDGKCTQCDTFKPAPCPVFGYFISEQKDTILHLNQTKAFFSTTANQPFCKTYYRVDIVPWNQPILSGVLTIKIHNGTDVAEAKINHKYSKFEQYKTTQLLAQFDKSLQRVQKVSLQFSTNNVVGPRYKLRLLRFQLSSPEHPDRLCRYDIILEDNVEVSFKPIPCETSDF, from the exons ATGTTGTCTTGGTGGTTTCTGGGTATGGTTGGTGCAGTCACAATCTCTAAAG GCCTGGCAAGAGAGTGCGATAAGTTCTCAGACCTGCACTTTCATGACTCCTTCATTGGAACCACGTTACATGTGAGGATTCTGCTGTACACACGGGTGACCGGGCAATGTGGGCAGGAGCTCTCACATCTCAACTTCACAGAAACTCCCCAGTTCAACATGACACATCGCACCACCTTCGTGATCCATGGCTACAGGCCTACGGGGTCACCGCCAGTGTGGATAGACGAAATTGTGCAGTTGCTGCTCTCCCAGGAAGATATGAATGTGCTGGTGGTGGACTGGAATCGCGGTGCTGCAAACCTGAACTACTTCATTGCGGTCAGAAACACACTCAAAACAGCAGAGAACATCACTGCCTTCATCCAGAACATGCAG gAGAATGGGGCCTCCCTGAGTTCCATCCACATGATTGGGGTCAGCCTAGGGGCACATATCTCTGGTTTTGTGGGGGCAAATTTCAAAGGGCAAATTGGGAGGATCACAG CACTGGACCCTGCTGGACCGCAGTTCACTGGTACCCCTCCAGAGGACCGTTTGGATTCTACTGACGCCCAGTTCGTAGATGTTCTGCATACTGACATGGATG CTCTTGGGTTCAGAGAACCACTGGGACACATTGATTTCTATGCTAATGGAGGAGCTGATCAGCCTGGCTGTCCCAGGACCATCTTCGCAG GGAAGAAATACTTTGTGTGTGATCACCAGCGGTCCGTATTCCTCTTTCTCAACTCTCTGAATAAGACTTGCAACATCACGGCCTACCCCTGCTCCTCCTACGATGACTTCCTGGATGGGAAGTGCACACAGTGTGACACCTTCAAGCCCGCTCCCTGCCCAGTATTCG GTTATTTCATTAGTGAGCAGAAGGACACCATACTGCATCTGAACCAGACAAAGGCATTCTTCTCCACCACTGCCAATCAACCTTTCTGCA AGACCTACTACAGGGTGGATATTGTGCCCTGGAATCAACCCATACTCTCGGGGGTGCTCACCATTAAGATCCACAATGGAACAGATGTGGCAGAGGCCAAGATCAACCA TAAATACTCCAAGTTTGAGCAATACAAGACTACCCAACTGTTGGCCCAGTTTGACAAGAGCCTACAGAGAGTCCAAAAAGTCTCTCTTCAGTTCTCTACGAACAACGTGGTCGGCCCTCGCTACAAACTGCGCCTGCTCCGCTTCCAGCTCAGCTCTCCGGAGCACCCTGACAG ACTCTGTCGGTATGACATCATCCTAGAGGACAACGTGGAGGTTTCTTTCAAACCCATACCCTGTGAAACTTCTGacttctga
- the tmprss15 gene encoding enteropeptidase, translating to MKRRKCHLSSTEVLLSILFLLLLVVCLGLIVVTWLALHPDTQNETEENLSGRLVISQGPMFTEELRNKSSLKFKALAFDVERLVSEIYSRSSLSEKYKACTVVSFSSGSVVVTFDLHFAVPVGAEAAQQELVAGVQAGVGTQGALVIDTKSLLITAEGKLPTVQPPITTPLSTTVQPTEPTTTTGQCASGQMICADGQTCIPKEMFCDGVYDCPNGSDENEDLCATTCDGKFLLLGPTGSFHSKNFPLPYDSDTTCRWVIRVQDGHAIHVGFQSFDTEQDMDILNVYEGTGKSKNLTTTLSGSSPGSLLILSHEATVEFLSDYNNNLNGFNATYREESLRDLTNAEKVNCSFEDGLCFWQQDQMEDGDWLRVNFPTFPPLTGPNFDHTLGNQSGYYIVTPGGPGMWTKSFRIYSLPLAHSEEPMCLSFWYHMYGVDVWLLKVFVENQTIVTVVFQKEGNYGDQWNYGQVTLNDTADLTVVFEAQKKGGMRNDIALDDISLTNGRCVEGVYPEPTPVPTPTTPPPIPPDCGGPFDLWEPNSTFSSPNYPNSYGYGSSCVWTLHGGEGKNIQLHFLDFDVEATFDMVEVRDGPEGSSKLLGVFTGHDASIADVFSTTNQMTVLFFTDGSGYGRGFHANFTSGFGLGQPEPCTVGLYQCRSGTCISNTSVCDSHPDCSDASDEAECVNLQSGNGTINQLQLQVQNSWYTVCADNWTPQLSRFLCNYLGFRAGNASMVPPSERNGSFITLIPLPNGTLDIKPSDVCAGGMVVSLRCNNKPCGIRMVQQPGERGMERRERSEANEEEEEDDSSRVVGGTDAKEGAWPWTVSLHWKGRHVCGASLIDREWLISAAHCVYGKNMHLSNWKALLGLHRQGGPQSLYTETRQVDRIIFNNIYNRRTKDGDIAMMHLETPVNFTDYIQPICLPDNDEQFEPGRKCFIAGWGRVAEQGSVAGVLQEAAIPLLSQAVCKKQLPEYNITARMVCAGYPEGGVDSCQGDSGGPLMCYQDGHWMLAGVTSFGVGCGRPQRPGVYALVSEFTDWVAEVRRFS from the exons atgaaaaggcGAAAGTGTCATCTGTCCTCAACTGAGGTCCTGCTCTCCATCCTCTTCCTTTTGCTGCTGGTTGTGTGCCTGGGTCTTATTGTCGTCACTTGGCTTGCCTTACACCCTGACA CACAAAATGAGACAGAAGAGAATCTGAGTGGCAGGCTGGTCATTTCCCAGGGTCCCATGTTCACAGAGGAACTTCGCAACAAGTCGTCACTGAAGTTCAAAGCTTTGGCTTTTGATGTGGAGCGTCTG GTATCTGAGATTTATTCTAGGAGCTCACTAAGTGAAAAATACAAGGCATGTACGGTGGTTAGCTTCAG CAGTGGAAGTGTGgtggtgacctttgacctccacTTTGCTGTGCCAGTGGGTGCAGAGGCAGCACAACAAGAGTTAGTGGCTGGTGTGCAGGCCGGTGTCGGAACTCAGGGAGCTCTGGTCATTGATACTAAGAGCCTATTGATCACAG CTGAAGGAAAACTGCCAACAGTCCAACCACCAATAACGACTCCCCTGTCCACCACAGTGCAGCCCACTGAGCCCACCACAACTACAG GGCAGTGTGCTTCTGGACAGATGATATGTGCTGATGGCCAAACATGCATTCCCAAAGAGATGTTCTGTGATGGAGTATATGACTGTCCCAATGGCTCGGACGAAAACGAGGATCTCTGTG CGACAACCTGTGATGGAAAATTCCTGCTGCTTGGCCCGACAGGCTCCTTCCACTCCAAAAACTTCCCACTGCCCTATGACAGTGATACAACCTGTCGCTGGGTCATACG TGTACAAGATGGACATGCCATACATGTGGGCTTCCAGTCATTTGATACCGAACAGGATATGGATATTCTCAATGTCTATGAGGGCACAGGCAAAAGCAAAAACCTGACCA CTACCCTGTCAGGTTCCTCCCCGGGATCTCTGTTGATTCTGTCCCATGAGGCCACGGTGGAGTTCCTCTCAGACTACAACAACAACCTAAACGGATTCAATGCCACCTATAGGGAGGAAAGCTTACGTGACCTAACCA ATGCGGAGAAGGTGAATTGCTCTTTTGAGGACGGCCTGTGTTTCTGGCAGCAGGACCAAATGGAGGACGGGGATTGGCTGCGAGTCAATTTCCCCACATTCCCCCCTTTGACTGGGCCCAACTTTGACCACACCCTGGGGAACCAATCAG GGTACTACATTGTTACCCCTGGAGGACCTGGTATGTGGACAAAGAGCTTTCGGATTTACAGTCTCCCTCTAGCTCATTCGGAAGAGCCAATGTGTCTGAGCTTCTG GTATCACATGTATGGAGTGGATGTATGGTTGTTGAAGGTGTTTGTGGAAAATCAGACCATAGTCACGGTGGTCTTCCAGAAAGAGGGGAATTATGGGGACCAATGGAATTATGGACAGGTCACTCTGAACGATACAGCGGACCTAACG GTGGTTTTTGAGGCTCAGAAGAAAGGTGGGATGAGGAATGACATTGCCCTGGATGACATTAGCCTAACAAATGGTCGTTGCGTGGAAGGAGTCTATCCTGAGCCAACCCCTGTACCCACCCCAACAACTCCTCCACCCATTCCTC CGGACTGCGGCGGACCATTTGACCTTTGGGAGCCAAATTCCACCTTCAGCTCCCCAAATTACCCAAACTCTTATGGATATGGCTCATCCT GTGTGTGGACTCTCCACGGAGGGGAAGgcaaaaatatccagctgcactTCTTGGATTTTGATGTGGAAGCTACATTTGACATGGTTGAGGTTCGAGATGGACCTGAAGGAAGTTCGAAATTGCTTG GTGTCTTCACTGGACATGATGCATCAATTGCAGATGTGTTCTCCACAACCAATCAGATGACTGTTTTGTTCTTCACGGACGGCTCAGGATATGGCAGGGGATTTCATGCAAATTTCACCTCTGGCTTTGGGCTTGGTCAGCCTG AGCCCTGTACTGTTGGACTTTATCAGTGCCGTTCTGGAACTTGTATTTCCAACACTAGTGTTTGTGACAGTCACCCAGATTGCTCCGATGCCTCAGATGAAGCTGAATGCG TGAACCTCCAGTCAGGGAATGGAACAATCAatcagctgcagctccaggtTCAGAACTCATGgtacactgtgtgtgctgaTAACTGGACACCACAGCTCTCCAGATTCCTGTGCAATTATCTGGGTTTTCG GGCAGGAAATGCTTCTATGGTGCCCCCCTCTGAAAGAAATGGTTCCTTCATCACTTTGATTCCCTTGCCCAATGGCACTCTGGATATCAAACCAAG tGATGTATGTGCTGGTGGGATGGTTGTATCTCTACGCTGTAACAACAAGC CCTGTGGCATTCGAATGGTCCAACAGccaggagaaagagggatggaaaggagagagagaagtgaagccaatgaggaggaggaagaagatgaTAGCAGCAGAGTGGTCGGAGGCACTGATGCAAAGGAAGGGGCATGGCCATGGACGGTCTCTCTGCACTGGAAAGGGCGTCATGTCTGTGGAGCCTCACTGATTGACAGGGAGTGGCTGATCTCTGCTGCACACTGTGTCTATGG GAAGAACATGCACCTCTCTAACTGGAAGGCCTTGCTGGGCCTGCACCGACAGGGTGGTCCACAGTCCCTGTACACAGAGACCAGACAGGTTGACCGCATCATCTTCAACAATATCTACAACAGGAGGACCAAGGATGGTGACATTGCTATGATGCACCTGGAGACACCGGTCAACTTCACAG ACTACATCCAGCCCATCTGTCTCCCAGACAATGATGAACAGTTTGAACCAGGGAGGAAATGTTTCATTGCAGGCTGGGGAAGAGTGGCTGAGCAAG GTTCAGTGGCAGGCGTACTGCAGGAAGCAGCCATACCCCTTTTGAGTCAGGCCGTGTGCAAGAAGCAGCTGCCTGAGTACAACATCACTGCCAGGATGGTCTGTGCTGGGTACCCTGAAGGGGGCGTTGACTCCTGTCAG GGAGACTCAGGAGGTCCCCTCATGTGCTACCAAGATGGACACTGGATGCTGGCAGGGGTGACTTCGTTTGGAGTGGGATGTGGCCGCCCCCAGAGGCCTGGGGTGTATGCTCTAGTTTCTGAGTTCACCGATTGGGTTGCAGAGGTCCGACGCTTTTCCTGA
- the rbm11 gene encoding splicing regulator RBM11 isoform X1, with product MLAKHSEVDKTVFVGNLHSSVKEEILFELFLQAGPLKRVTIARDREGRQRSYGFVCYKHQEAVPYAIALLNGIRLYGRPIRLQYSSGSSHSDGGTGPSDPPLEPHCANPVFPESPVFHFSAFPDNRCLSQDQMYWNTMVCGYPPQQFPLNISPLQPQCYRAPSALCPTAPILPWSNQGFPPWTQPLQQSQNPQLPVPSLLALPPSPPPGTEGQRGHTDGTEPSRPRKHRKNRERRRKAEKHRDREKAGGHVRARSRTCSGKPLQTNATSIVAKDGENSNRKELCN from the exons ATGTTGGCCAAGCACAGTGAGGTAGACAAAACTGTCTTTGTGGGAAATTTACACAGTTCGGTGAAAGAGGAGATTCTCTTCGAGCTGTTTCTGCAG GCTGGTCCACTGAAAAGGGTCACCATCGCACGGGACAGGGAGGGCCGGCAGAGGTCATATGGGTTTGTGTGCTACAAGCACCAGGAGGCAGTCCCCTACGCCATTGCCCTTCTCAACGGCATCAGGCTGTATGGCCGTCCAATCAGACTGCAGTACAGCTCTG GTAGCTCACACAGTGATGGTGGGACAGGACCCAGTGACCCCCCACTGGAGCCACACTG TGCTAACCCagttttcccagaatcccctgtgTTCCACTTTTCTGCCTTCCCTGACAACAGGTGCCTCTCTCAGGATCAGATGTACTGGAACACCATG GTGTGTGGATATCCCCCACAGCAGTTCCCTCTGAATATTTCTCCACTCCAGCCTCAGTGCTACCGCGCACCCTCTGCCTTGTGCCCCACTGCACCTATTCTACCCTGGTCCAATCAGGGATTCCCACCCTGGACTCAGCCACTGCAACAGTCCCAGAATCCCCAGCTCCCCGTCCCCAGCCTGTTGGCcctgccccccagccctccccctgGGACAGAAGGGCAGAGAGGTCACACGGACGGTACTGAGCCCAGCAGACCGCGCAAGCACAGGAAGAACCGTGAACGCAGGCGCAAGGCTGAGAAacacagggacagagaaaaaGCGGGTGGACATGTGCGCGCTCGCTCCCGCACGTGCTCAGGCAAGCCCCTCCAAACTAACGCCACCTCCATTGTTGCGAAGGATGGGGAAAACTCCAACAGGAAGGAATTATGTAACTAG
- the rbm11 gene encoding splicing regulator RBM11 isoform X2 — MLAKHSEVDKTVFVGNLHSSVKEEILFELFLQAGPLKRVTIARDREGRQRSYGFVCYKHQEAVPYAIALLNGIRLYGRPIRLQYSSGSSHSDGGTGPSDPPLEPHCANPVFPESPVFHFSAFPDNRCLSQDQMYWNTMPQCYRAPSALCPTAPILPWSNQGFPPWTQPLQQSQNPQLPVPSLLALPPSPPPGTEGQRGHTDGTEPSRPRKHRKNRERRRKAEKHRDREKAGGHVRARSRTCSGKPLQTNATSIVAKDGENSNRKELCN; from the exons ATGTTGGCCAAGCACAGTGAGGTAGACAAAACTGTCTTTGTGGGAAATTTACACAGTTCGGTGAAAGAGGAGATTCTCTTCGAGCTGTTTCTGCAG GCTGGTCCACTGAAAAGGGTCACCATCGCACGGGACAGGGAGGGCCGGCAGAGGTCATATGGGTTTGTGTGCTACAAGCACCAGGAGGCAGTCCCCTACGCCATTGCCCTTCTCAACGGCATCAGGCTGTATGGCCGTCCAATCAGACTGCAGTACAGCTCTG GTAGCTCACACAGTGATGGTGGGACAGGACCCAGTGACCCCCCACTGGAGCCACACTG TGCTAACCCagttttcccagaatcccctgtgTTCCACTTTTCTGCCTTCCCTGACAACAGGTGCCTCTCTCAGGATCAGATGTACTGGAACACCATG CCTCAGTGCTACCGCGCACCCTCTGCCTTGTGCCCCACTGCACCTATTCTACCCTGGTCCAATCAGGGATTCCCACCCTGGACTCAGCCACTGCAACAGTCCCAGAATCCCCAGCTCCCCGTCCCCAGCCTGTTGGCcctgccccccagccctccccctgGGACAGAAGGGCAGAGAGGTCACACGGACGGTACTGAGCCCAGCAGACCGCGCAAGCACAGGAAGAACCGTGAACGCAGGCGCAAGGCTGAGAAacacagggacagagaaaaaGCGGGTGGACATGTGCGCGCTCGCTCCCGCACGTGCTCAGGCAAGCCCCTCCAAACTAACGCCACCTCCATTGTTGCGAAGGATGGGGAAAACTCCAACAGGAAGGAATTATGTAACTAG